From Desulfovulcanus ferrireducens, one genomic window encodes:
- a CDS encoding Wzz/FepE/Etk N-terminal domain-containing protein — MPENHNEHTSSGGQMSCPYNTGGAFMPPVPPEETDFYSYFLILKKRKLSIFIITFLGLLLGLYVAVFSPNIYRSTAIIIPTGNGKGSNLGPLSALRGLAGLNMPGSAGTSEIITLLQTRQLREVLIKEYELLPVLFFERWDEEKKSWKKGEEGFLLDNVLKFPRQFLSYLVQRARSLPAEAGKDKKKNDGPSVNDGIRALNSIYSITEDKRVGTIKISADFHDPAKAAWLSKILLQTLKDYMSSEAIVTAEKNLANLHQELPSTTDPLLRQKLQTLIAQNLERKVMAKVNREFAFKILDPPYVPDRKFKPKRSQIVMVRLVGSLIFGIFLAFFREYLQSVREQH, encoded by the coding sequence GTGCCGGAAAATCACAATGAACATACATCCTCTGGTGGACAAATGTCTTGCCCATACAATACCGGGGGGGCTTTTATGCCGCCTGTCCCGCCCGAGGAGACAGATTTTTATAGTTATTTTTTGATCTTGAAAAAAAGAAAACTAAGTATTTTCATTATTACCTTTTTAGGTCTTTTACTGGGTCTATATGTGGCTGTTTTCTCGCCCAATATTTATCGCTCCACTGCCATTATCATTCCAACAGGAAATGGAAAAGGTTCGAATTTAGGGCCTCTGAGCGCATTGCGCGGTCTAGCTGGATTGAACATGCCCGGCTCTGCAGGTACGTCAGAGATCATCACACTTTTGCAGACCAGACAATTGCGAGAAGTTTTAATCAAAGAATATGAGCTTTTGCCAGTGCTTTTTTTTGAAAGGTGGGATGAGGAAAAAAAAAGCTGGAAAAAGGGTGAAGAGGGTTTTTTATTGGACAATGTTCTGAAATTTCCTCGCCAATTCTTATCATATCTTGTGCAGAGGGCACGCTCTTTGCCTGCTGAGGCTGGAAAAGATAAAAAGAAAAATGATGGGCCTTCAGTAAATGATGGGATCAGGGCACTGAATAGTATTTATAGTATTACTGAAGATAAGAGAGTTGGAACTATAAAAATATCTGCAGATTTCCATGACCCGGCAAAGGCAGCCTGGTTATCAAAAATACTTTTGCAGACACTTAAGGACTACATGAGTTCAGAGGCTATAGTCACGGCCGAGAAAAATTTAGCTAACCTTCACCAAGAATTGCCCAGCACTACAGACCCACTTTTGCGTCAGAAATTGCAGACATTGATAGCGCAAAACTTGGAGCGCAAAGTCATGGCCAAGGTCAATCGTGAATTTGCCTTTAAAATCCTTGATCCTCCCTATGTGCCAGATCGTAAATTCAAACCAAAACGCAGTCAAATAGTCATGGTTAGATTGGTGGGCTCTCTTATTTTTGGCATATTTTTAGCTTTTTTCAGGGAATATTTGCAATCAGTCCGTGAGCAACATTAA
- the rfbF gene encoding glucose-1-phosphate cytidylyltransferase has product MKVVILCGGLGTRLREETEFRPKSMVSIGNRPILWHIMKSYAQYGLTEFILALGYKGEIIKEYFYHYEIMNNDVTIELGRPEHLCLHDRHSEIGWKITLANTGERALKGARLKKVEKYISDETFMLTYGDGLANIDLNTLLSFHKSHGKIATVTGVNPAARFGELKISCNQVTAFFEKPKNSDKNLINGGFFVFNRKIFDYLTTDENCDLEHGPLEEIAQEGQLMVYKHTGFWACMDTVRDMEYLNKMWTEGKAAWKNW; this is encoded by the coding sequence ATGAAAGTCGTCATCCTTTGCGGCGGACTAGGCACCCGCCTTCGCGAAGAAACTGAGTTTCGACCAAAGTCAATGGTAAGCATTGGGAACCGTCCCATCCTATGGCATATTATGAAGAGCTACGCTCAATATGGACTTACTGAATTTATTCTTGCTCTGGGTTACAAAGGTGAAATAATTAAGGAGTATTTTTATCATTACGAAATTATGAACAACGATGTGACCATTGAGCTTGGTAGGCCCGAGCATCTTTGCCTTCATGACCGCCATAGTGAAATTGGATGGAAGATTACCCTCGCCAATACAGGAGAAAGAGCCTTAAAAGGGGCTCGTTTAAAGAAGGTTGAAAAATACATCTCTGATGAAACTTTCATGCTAACTTATGGAGATGGCTTGGCTAATATAGACCTTAACACTCTCCTATCTTTTCACAAGAGTCACGGTAAGATTGCCACTGTAACGGGAGTAAACCCGGCGGCCCGATTCGGAGAATTGAAGATCAGTTGTAACCAGGTAACTGCCTTTTTTGAGAAGCCTAAAAACTCCGACAAGAATCTCATAAACGGAGGTTTTTTTGTCTTTAACAGGAAAATTTTCGATTATCTAACCACTGACGAAAACTGTGACTTGGAACATGGACCCCTTGAGGAAATCGCCCAAGAGGGACAACTCATGGTTTATAAACACACAGGTTTTTGGGCCTGTATGGATACCGTGAGGGATATGGAATACTTAAATAAGATGTGGACAGAGGGCAAGGCTGCATGGAAGAACTGGTGA
- the rfbG gene encoding CDP-glucose 4,6-dehydratase — protein sequence MEELVNLGSFYKGRRVFITGHTGFKGSWLCLWLHKLGAEVVGYALDPPTDPSLFELCGVDKLVHSIISDVRDLKALKLAISEARPEIVIHMAAQPLVRDSYANPVETYEINVMGTVNLLEAVRTCPEIRAVVNITTDKCYENREWNWGYRENEPLGGYDPYSSSKACSELVTSAYRDSFFNLEKFAVHGVALASARAGNVIGGGDWGKDRLLPDCFRSLLSGRKILIRNPEAIRPWQHVLEPLSGYLLLAKRLYEKGPLYVGAWNYGPFDDDAKQVEWLVQRICDKWGDSAGYEVTHGNHSHEAHYLKLDCSKAKAVLDWHPCWRLETAIDKVMEWYKAYGAGENIEGLRNICFQQIEEYLALRSKR from the coding sequence ATGGAAGAACTGGTGAACCTGGGCAGCTTTTACAAAGGCAGACGTGTTTTCATCACAGGCCACACGGGCTTTAAGGGATCGTGGCTTTGTTTGTGGCTCCATAAACTTGGGGCCGAAGTTGTCGGCTATGCACTTGATCCACCTACGGACCCAAGCCTGTTTGAATTGTGCGGTGTTGATAAGCTTGTCCATTCCATCATCAGCGATGTCCGCGACCTTAAAGCCTTAAAACTAGCCATTTCGGAGGCGCGGCCTGAAATCGTCATCCATATGGCCGCCCAGCCCCTGGTTCGCGACTCATACGCAAATCCAGTGGAAACCTATGAGATTAATGTCATGGGTACAGTGAACTTGCTTGAGGCAGTCAGAACGTGCCCTGAAATTCGAGCAGTTGTAAACATTACTACGGACAAGTGCTACGAAAACCGCGAGTGGAACTGGGGCTACCGGGAGAACGAGCCTCTTGGCGGCTACGACCCCTATTCCAGCAGCAAGGCCTGTTCAGAACTTGTTACTTCTGCCTATCGCGACTCCTTTTTTAATCTTGAAAAGTTTGCTGTACACGGTGTGGCGCTTGCCTCGGCCCGGGCTGGTAACGTCATTGGAGGAGGAGACTGGGGGAAAGACCGTCTGCTTCCCGACTGTTTTCGTTCACTCCTTAGTGGGCGCAAAATACTGATAAGAAATCCTGAGGCAATAAGACCCTGGCAGCATGTTCTTGAGCCCCTCAGCGGATATCTTCTACTGGCAAAAAGGCTCTATGAGAAGGGGCCGCTTTATGTGGGTGCTTGGAATTATGGTCCTTTCGATGATGATGCCAAACAGGTTGAGTGGCTTGTTCAAAGGATCTGCGATAAATGGGGGGATTCGGCAGGCTATGAGGTCACGCATGGGAACCATTCCCACGAAGCGCATTATTTGAAGTTGGATTGTTCAAAGGCCAAAGCGGTTCTTGATTGGCATCCGTGCTGGCGTTTGGAGACAGCCATAGATAAAGTTATGGAGTGGTATAAAGCTTATGGGGCCGGTGAGAACATAGAAGGTCTCAGGAATATCTGTTTTCAGCAGATTGAAGAATACTTAGCTTTACGCAGTAAAAGATAA
- a CDS encoding ABC transporter ATP-binding protein: MSNIVIKAENLGKKYIIGHQAENGRYMALRDVLMQNVRSFWYKTKDLVRGRPIIKGDTQEEVWALKDVSFEIRQGEVVGIIGRNGAGKSTLLKVLSRITEPSAGRVTIKGRLASLLEVGTGFHPELTGRENIYLNGAILGMTRQDSKRKFDEIVAFAEVEKFLDTPVKRYSSGMYVRLAFAVAAHLEPEILLVDEVLAVGDAAFQKKCLGKMGDVAKEGRTVLFVSHNMGMITSLCPKAILLESGRLVTQGPASETVLNYYNRGRFSPHAMDDTRDGRKVGDHLATLLEAWVEDMDGNPTSEVDIRYPFKIKMRYALHEKVPKPPYPNFHFFDARGEYAFVTSGNKFASSGTDVGTYVAECIVPGHLLNNGTYFIGLAVTFTHQGIHVSFYEKDALSVNVRDLIDETLDDIRSGYSGPIPGPVRPKLEWRIKKVS; this comes from the coding sequence GTGAGCAATATTGTCATCAAAGCCGAAAACCTGGGCAAAAAATATATCATTGGCCATCAGGCCGAAAACGGGCGCTACATGGCCCTGCGGGATGTATTGATGCAGAACGTCCGCAGCTTCTGGTACAAGACCAAAGACCTGGTCCGAGGCAGGCCCATCATAAAGGGCGACACGCAGGAGGAGGTGTGGGCGCTCAAGGATGTGAGTTTTGAGATCCGGCAGGGAGAAGTGGTGGGTATCATCGGTCGCAACGGGGCCGGGAAAAGTACCCTTCTGAAGGTTCTGAGCCGCATCACTGAGCCTTCGGCGGGTCGGGTGACCATCAAGGGCCGGTTGGCCAGCCTTTTGGAGGTGGGTACCGGCTTTCATCCTGAGTTAACAGGTCGGGAGAACATTTACCTGAACGGCGCCATCTTAGGCATGACACGCCAGGATAGTAAACGCAAATTCGACGAGATCGTAGCCTTCGCCGAGGTGGAAAAATTCCTGGACACGCCGGTGAAGCGTTACTCCAGCGGTATGTATGTCCGCCTCGCCTTTGCTGTTGCCGCCCACCTGGAGCCGGAGATTCTGCTGGTGGATGAAGTGCTGGCGGTGGGAGATGCTGCGTTTCAGAAGAAGTGTCTGGGGAAGATGGGCGATGTAGCCAAGGAAGGGCGGACGGTATTATTTGTGAGCCATAATATGGGCATGATTACCTCGCTGTGTCCGAAGGCAATACTACTTGAGTCAGGGAGGCTTGTTACTCAAGGACCCGCGTCCGAGACCGTGCTAAATTACTACAACCGTGGACGTTTCTCGCCTCATGCCATGGATGACACCCGTGATGGTCGGAAGGTGGGCGACCATCTAGCCACGTTGCTCGAAGCGTGGGTGGAAGACATGGACGGCAACCCGACGTCGGAGGTGGACATTCGTTACCCGTTTAAAATCAAGATGCGTTATGCGTTGCATGAAAAAGTCCCCAAGCCGCCATATCCCAATTTTCATTTTTTTGACGCACGCGGTGAATATGCGTTTGTGACCAGCGGTAACAAGTTTGCGAGTTCTGGTACCGACGTGGGCACCTATGTGGCGGAATGTATCGTACCTGGACATCTGCTTAACAACGGCACATATTTCATCGGTCTTGCGGTGACCTTTACCCATCAAGGAATACACGTGAGCTTTTATGAGAAGGATGCGTTGTCAGTGAACGTGCGCGATCTTATCGACGAAACCCTTGATGACATTCGGAGTGGATACAGCGGTCCGATCCCAGGTCCTGTACGCCCAAAGTTGGAGTGGAGGATAAAAAAAGTTTCATGA
- a CDS encoding SLBB domain-containing protein, whose product MTKYFFGLCCLVYYSLAGGLYAFQTPGTVVLDGSGSVLRAGVQQASASMQGPSGSLPLTGQQLLGTFTPAQQQVIKQKVQEQGGGLTPEAVDAIKNNPEFKGLKPAEVEEGKRLIESLEKKGQKQQPSQTPDVNGKKIDDVVSLFRQYLTNKTGVLKVSTELRPFGYNLFQHGLAKPIPAQPVAPDYIIGPGDEVQVFVWGRINTQYTLRVGADGRIMFPQIGPLTVAGMRYEQMEKFLVKQATRITGTDVAITLSRLHQFQVFVLGEVQRPGPYNLTAMTTMLDALIAAGGSTGRGSLRKISLKRENETISVLDLYDLLLDGDKSKDRRLRNGDIVFVPLAGPLVGIAGNVRRPGIYELKQETNLVEALELAGALTPVAWKQMIQVERAEKHAWKKVVDINARDLKNLKELSMQDGDLIKVFSIIPETANRVELYGNVLRPGTYAWHPGLTLREIIKGPESLQPDSCFDYALIKRAVQPTGGVKLVPFNLARIVLAKGADLELQPLDRIYVFSKWFFESKPTVVIKGKVRKPGTYQIPEKGFRIKDLILQSGGLAKDAYLEKAELYRIDKKQRKKSLVLFDLKKALLGVQEHNLLLKDGDQIVVHSISEYMPEQTVTIYGEVNKPGTYPFVEGMTVKDLVFAGGNVKDSAYLKEGEVFSYKIINNTLAEYEHRVINLELAFSDEPQHNILLHPYDKIFIKKIADWGREKYVEIEGEVIFPGKYLIKKGERLSSLIKRAGGFTKNAYLRGALFTRERVRKLQQKRLNEMVDKLEQELLSAGSAKTSTALTGDESKIYLQESKINEKFLARLREVKAKGRLVIDIKPLAEFKDYSDDVELEDGDKLNIPQNPATVQVLGAVYNQTAFIFRHGKKISGYIDLAGGYSQNADKDATYILKADGSAVRPHKGLTWGFQWNERLNRWERSHRFNIEPGDTIIVPEKLDRIAWLRSTKDITQILFQLAVTTGVIMTTLF is encoded by the coding sequence ATGACAAAATATTTTTTTGGTTTGTGTTGCCTTGTTTATTATTCGCTGGCAGGGGGGTTGTACGCCTTTCAAACTCCTGGAACGGTTGTTTTAGACGGAAGCGGATCTGTCCTCCGGGCAGGAGTGCAGCAGGCAAGTGCTTCCATGCAAGGGCCTTCTGGCTCTCTTCCTCTTACAGGGCAGCAACTCCTTGGAACCTTTACTCCTGCTCAGCAGCAGGTCATTAAGCAGAAAGTGCAAGAACAAGGTGGGGGACTTACCCCAGAGGCTGTAGATGCAATAAAAAATAATCCTGAATTTAAGGGATTAAAGCCGGCCGAAGTTGAAGAAGGGAAAAGATTGATTGAGTCTCTGGAGAAGAAAGGTCAAAAACAGCAACCCTCACAAACTCCGGATGTGAATGGAAAAAAGATCGATGATGTTGTTTCTCTTTTTCGACAATATCTAACGAACAAGACAGGTGTCTTAAAGGTCAGCACCGAGTTAAGGCCATTTGGGTACAATCTTTTTCAGCATGGCCTTGCCAAGCCTATACCTGCCCAGCCTGTGGCCCCTGATTATATTATAGGTCCCGGAGATGAGGTCCAGGTTTTTGTCTGGGGACGGATCAACACGCAATACACCCTGCGTGTTGGCGCGGATGGACGAATTATGTTTCCACAAATCGGTCCGTTAACAGTTGCCGGCATGCGTTATGAGCAGATGGAAAAATTTCTTGTCAAGCAGGCTACCAGGATTACCGGGACAGACGTGGCTATTACTCTCTCCAGGCTGCATCAATTTCAGGTTTTTGTACTGGGTGAAGTACAAAGGCCCGGTCCATATAATCTTACAGCTATGACCACTATGCTGGATGCCCTGATAGCGGCTGGCGGGTCAACAGGGCGCGGCTCCCTGAGAAAAATTTCTTTAAAAAGGGAAAATGAAACCATAAGTGTGTTAGACTTATATGATTTGCTCCTTGATGGAGATAAAAGCAAGGATAGGCGACTTAGAAATGGAGACATTGTTTTTGTGCCCTTGGCTGGCCCTCTGGTGGGTATTGCTGGCAATGTCAGAAGGCCCGGCATTTATGAACTCAAGCAAGAGACAAACCTGGTCGAGGCTTTAGAGTTGGCCGGTGCCTTAACGCCTGTGGCCTGGAAACAGATGATTCAGGTGGAAAGGGCTGAGAAGCACGCATGGAAAAAGGTAGTGGATATAAATGCCAGGGATTTGAAAAATTTAAAAGAACTTTCCATGCAGGATGGGGATTTGATTAAAGTATTTTCCATTATTCCTGAGACAGCCAACAGGGTTGAGCTCTATGGCAATGTTTTGCGGCCCGGCACATATGCCTGGCATCCAGGCCTGACCTTACGTGAGATAATCAAAGGTCCTGAGAGCCTGCAGCCTGACAGCTGTTTTGATTATGCGTTGATTAAAAGGGCTGTTCAGCCAACAGGAGGAGTAAAGCTTGTCCCTTTTAATCTGGCCCGGATTGTTCTGGCAAAGGGGGCGGATTTAGAGCTCCAGCCCCTTGACCGGATATATGTTTTTTCCAAGTGGTTTTTTGAATCCAAGCCAACTGTTGTCATCAAAGGTAAGGTGCGAAAGCCAGGAACATATCAAATCCCTGAAAAGGGTTTTCGCATCAAGGATTTGATTTTGCAGTCAGGTGGGTTGGCAAAAGATGCCTACTTAGAAAAGGCAGAGCTTTATCGTATAGACAAAAAACAAAGAAAAAAATCGTTAGTATTATTTGATTTAAAAAAGGCATTACTGGGCGTCCAAGAACATAATCTACTTTTAAAGGACGGGGATCAGATTGTTGTTCACTCTATATCAGAGTATATGCCAGAACAGACAGTGACTATTTATGGGGAAGTGAACAAGCCTGGCACATATCCTTTTGTGGAGGGGATGACAGTTAAAGACCTGGTTTTTGCCGGGGGCAATGTTAAAGATTCTGCTTACTTAAAGGAAGGAGAAGTATTTTCTTATAAAATCATCAACAATACCCTGGCAGAGTATGAGCATCGGGTTATAAATCTTGAGCTGGCATTTAGTGATGAACCTCAGCACAATATTCTACTTCATCCGTATGATAAGATTTTTATCAAAAAGATAGCTGATTGGGGCAGAGAAAAATACGTAGAGATTGAAGGGGAAGTTATTTTTCCTGGCAAATATTTAATTAAAAAAGGCGAAAGGTTGTCATCTTTAATCAAGCGTGCAGGTGGTTTCACCAAAAACGCTTACCTGAGAGGCGCTCTTTTTACTAGAGAACGGGTGCGTAAGTTGCAGCAAAAACGCCTCAATGAGATGGTCGATAAGCTGGAACAGGAATTATTATCCGCGGGCAGTGCTAAAACTTCCACTGCTCTTACGGGTGATGAGTCAAAGATTTATCTGCAAGAGAGCAAAATAAATGAGAAATTTCTGGCCAGGCTCAGGGAAGTAAAGGCCAAAGGTAGGCTGGTTATAGACATAAAACCTTTAGCAGAATTTAAAGATTACTCGGATGATGTGGAACTAGAAGACGGAGATAAGCTCAATATTCCACAAAATCCGGCGACCGTGCAGGTTCTTGGCGCGGTGTATAATCAAACAGCTTTTATCTTCCGGCATGGGAAAAAGATATCCGGTTATATTGATTTGGCAGGAGGATACTCCCAAAACGCGGACAAAGACGCGACTTATATTCTCAAAGCAGATGGCAGCGCTGTAAGACCGCATAAAGGCCTCACCTGGGGATTCCAGTGGAATGAACGCTTAAATCGCTGGGAGCGCTCGCATCGTTTCAACATTGAACCGGGAGATACCATTATAGTGCCGGAAAAATTGGACCGCATCGCCTGGCTCAGATCAACAAAAGACATTACACAAATCCTCTTTCAGCTCGCCGTAACAACAGGTGTGATTATGACGACATTATTTTAA
- the cysC gene encoding adenylyl-sulfate kinase — MKDNSISKIQHSTLLYWYDGYIKRAERNRLNNHKSGLIWFTGLSASGKSTVAHLVEKKLWQQGIRTYVLDGDNVRHGLNIDLGFGREDRKENLRRIVEVCKLMVDAGLVVLTAFISPYKEDRSYVKSKLKDDYIEIYVKCSVEECERRDPKGLYKKARDGIIKNYTGISAPYEDPGAPDLVLETEKLDIGTTVEVVLDFLKGKDFLIDEFYR; from the coding sequence ATGAAAGATAATTCAATATCCAAAATTCAGCATTCAACATTACTATATTGGTATGATGGCTATATTAAGCGTGCAGAGAGAAATCGTTTGAACAATCACAAAAGTGGCTTGATTTGGTTTACTGGCCTATCAGCCTCTGGCAAATCTACCGTTGCCCATCTGGTGGAAAAAAAACTTTGGCAGCAAGGAATAAGAACATATGTGCTTGATGGCGATAATGTCCGCCATGGTCTTAATATTGATCTGGGGTTTGGTCGGGAGGATAGAAAGGAAAATCTTCGGCGGATTGTTGAAGTGTGCAAGCTTATGGTTGATGCAGGGCTTGTAGTCTTAACGGCCTTTATTTCTCCATATAAAGAAGACCGGTCGTATGTGAAGAGTAAGTTAAAGGATGATTACATAGAAATATATGTCAAATGTTCTGTTGAAGAGTGTGAACGCCGCGATCCAAAAGGGCTGTATAAAAAAGCCAGGGACGGAATTATAAAAAATTATACAGGAATTTCTGCTCCTTACGAGGATCCAGGAGCTCCGGACTTAGTTTTAGAAACAGAAAAGTTGGATATTGGGACGACGGTTGAAGTAGTCTTAGACTTTTTGAAAGGAAAAGACTTTTTGATTGATGAGTTTTATAGATGA
- a CDS encoding glycosyltransferase family 9 protein, which translates to MKIKYQMVKVSYSTIKSFLKIFKFILFSRGLSGFNPKKILVFRTGNFGDTICAIPALIAIRENFPDSKIHLLTSPGHKNLVTAKDLIVEGDLVDRIIIYYIGDDKKGLFKILRKGKYELYIELPQNLATLKVLFRNMIFAKLLGVRYGFGWHLNTLRYFEKSQAKYMIIDNENVRLLKILEVERLKVDLKSLKYRFPTSQDIISKVKNLLSSLNGYSKIAFVPGAKREANRWPKEYFVQVGKYLIKNDYMIVLLGGNGDREACEMIGQQLGKGALSLAGRISVLECAEVLKRCELTISNDTGTMHLSYAVGTAVVAIFSARDFPYKWYPPNEKGVVLRKEVDCAICFKEKCQDHKCMKLITPEEVIEKVNLLLP; encoded by the coding sequence ATGAAAATTAAATATCAAATGGTCAAAGTTAGTTATTCAACCATCAAAAGTTTTTTGAAAATTTTCAAATTCATTCTATTTTCGAGAGGCTTAAGTGGTTTTAATCCCAAAAAAATACTTGTTTTCAGAACGGGCAATTTTGGAGATACAATTTGTGCTATCCCAGCCTTGATAGCCATTAGGGAGAACTTTCCAGATTCAAAGATCCATCTCCTTACTAGTCCTGGGCATAAAAATCTGGTGACTGCTAAAGATTTAATTGTGGAAGGTGACCTCGTTGATCGTATCATCATATATTATATAGGAGACGATAAAAAAGGACTTTTTAAAATTTTAAGAAAGGGAAAATATGAACTCTATATTGAACTTCCTCAGAATCTTGCAACATTAAAAGTTCTTTTTAGAAATATGATATTTGCCAAATTATTGGGTGTAAGATATGGTTTTGGGTGGCATTTAAATACCTTAAGGTATTTTGAAAAATCACAAGCTAAATATATGATAATAGATAATGAAAATGTAAGACTTCTAAAAATTTTAGAAGTTGAGAGATTAAAAGTCGACTTAAAAAGTCTTAAATATCGTTTCCCCACAAGTCAGGATATAATATCTAAGGTAAAAAATTTGCTGTCCTCGTTAAATGGTTATTCCAAAATTGCCTTTGTCCCAGGCGCTAAGAGAGAAGCCAATCGTTGGCCTAAGGAGTATTTTGTTCAGGTCGGGAAATATTTAATAAAAAATGATTATATGATAGTACTTCTTGGAGGGAATGGTGACAGAGAAGCCTGTGAAATGATTGGTCAGCAATTGGGTAAAGGTGCTTTGTCTTTGGCCGGAAGAATTTCAGTTTTAGAATGTGCTGAAGTACTGAAAAGATGTGAGTTAACGATAAGTAATGATACAGGAACAATGCATTTATCCTATGCTGTAGGGACAGCAGTAGTTGCTATATTTAGTGCTCGTGATTTTCCTTATAAATGGTATCCCCCGAATGAGAAGGGGGTTGTTTTACGTAAAGAAGTAGATTGTGCTATCTGTTTTAAAGAAAAATGCCAAGACCATAAATGTATGAAGTTAATAACACCTGAAGAGGTTATCGAAAAAGTTAACTTATTGCTACCGTGA
- a CDS encoding ABC transporter permease encodes MSTQVFSIPEEVSSLPGERVLVLESGRTEKNYWADLWRYRELFLILAWRDVAVRYKQTVIGLVWALLRPFLTMVVFTVIFGQVARLPSDGNSPYALMVFAAMLPWSFFSTSLSEASNSLIGNERLISKVYFPRLIIPTATVVTAFVDFLISFVILVGLMFYYRFAPGWNMLLLPFFMLLAVMASLGPGLWITALNVKYRDFRYIIPFIVQFGLYVSPVGFSSNVIPEQWRLVYSLNPMVGVIDGFRWCILGGESPIYWPGFALSLAIVAFFLWLGVSRFRRMEKTFADLI; translated from the coding sequence ATGAGCACCCAAGTATTTTCTATCCCTGAGGAGGTTTCTTCTCTCCCGGGGGAACGTGTCCTTGTTCTTGAGTCTGGCCGGACCGAAAAGAACTATTGGGCTGATCTCTGGCGCTATCGGGAACTGTTCCTGATTCTGGCCTGGCGCGATGTTGCGGTGCGTTACAAGCAGACGGTTATTGGGCTGGTCTGGGCCCTCCTGAGGCCTTTCTTGACCATGGTGGTATTCACTGTGATCTTTGGCCAAGTGGCCAGGCTGCCCAGCGATGGGAACTCGCCCTATGCCCTGATGGTTTTCGCCGCTATGCTGCCGTGGTCTTTCTTCTCAACATCGCTGAGTGAAGCCTCCAACAGCTTGATCGGTAACGAGAGGCTGATCAGCAAGGTCTACTTTCCCAGGCTGATTATACCTACAGCCACTGTGGTAACAGCCTTTGTCGATTTTCTGATCAGCTTCGTCATCCTGGTTGGGCTGATGTTCTATTACCGGTTCGCTCCGGGTTGGAACATGCTGCTATTGCCGTTCTTTATGCTGCTGGCCGTGATGGCCAGCCTAGGACCTGGCCTCTGGATCACCGCGTTGAATGTCAAGTACCGGGATTTTCGTTACATCATTCCTTTTATCGTACAGTTTGGCCTGTATGTCTCCCCGGTGGGTTTCAGCAGTAATGTGATTCCAGAACAATGGCGGCTGGTGTATAGCCTCAATCCCATGGTTGGAGTGATCGATGGCTTCCGCTGGTGCATCCTTGGCGGTGAGAGCCCGATCTACTGGCCCGGCTTCGCACTCAGTCTCGCCATCGTCGCCTTCTTTCTCTGGCTGGGTGTCTCCCGGTTCAGGAGGATGGAGAAGACGTTTGCGGACCTGATATAG
- the rfbC gene encoding dTDP-4-dehydrorhamnose 3,5-epimerase: protein MPIKDQRGFFCRFFCAEESKEVGFNKCVAQINHSHTLRKGAVRGLHFQYPPHVEAKIVSCLRGEVFDVAVDIRKGSPTFLRWHGEILSLDNRKNLLIPEGFAHGFQALTENCEMIYLHSEPFHAQAEGGLHVNDPSLGIVWPVELTEISERDCTHPFISQNFEGITL, encoded by the coding sequence ATGCCCATCAAGGACCAAAGGGGTTTCTTCTGCCGTTTTTTTTGCGCAGAGGAATCTAAGGAGGTCGGATTTAACAAGTGTGTTGCCCAGATCAACCACAGCCATACCCTCAGGAAGGGCGCTGTTCGCGGTCTGCATTTTCAGTACCCGCCACATGTTGAAGCCAAGATTGTGAGTTGCCTCCGGGGCGAGGTCTTCGATGTCGCGGTGGATATCCGGAAGGGTTCCCCGACCTTTTTGCGCTGGCACGGCGAAATTCTTTCCTTGGATAATAGAAAAAACCTTCTTATCCCCGAAGGGTTTGCCCATGGCTTCCAGGCGCTTACAGAGAATTGCGAAATGATTTACCTTCACTCCGAACCGTTCCACGCGCAGGCTGAGGGTGGCCTCCATGTCAACGACCCAAGCCTTGGGATTGTATGGCCTGTTGAATTGACGGAGATCTCTGAACGGGATTGCACTCATCCTTTCATCAGCCAGAATTTTGAGGGAATCACATTATGA